From Anopheles funestus chromosome 3RL, idAnoFuneDA-416_04, whole genome shotgun sequence, a single genomic window includes:
- the LOC125770696 gene encoding nuclear migration protein nudC, with the protein MSESEAKFDSVLFAMAEQHPGGVPEMLATFAGFLNRKTDFFVGGEECDWEKLVLKIFRQEAAKSQEVARKKREEREAAERRRQEVLRKKKEQEEQSNSASITELTEEEAEQLQKELDSKKQTESEPPVTTAATDEEKENKAGSDTEDVEPGDEGKLKPNRGNGCDLEKYNWTQTLQEIELRVPFDVKFTLKAKDVVVNMQRKSLKVGLKGHPAIIDGELYSEIKIEDSLWHLEKNTVVITFEKINQLNWWDRLVTTDPQINTRKINPESSKLSDLDLSTRSMVEKMMYDQQQKEMGLPTSDEQKKQDMLKKFMEQHPEMDFSKCKFT; encoded by the exons ATGTCGGAAAGTGAAGCAAAGTTTGattccgttttgtttgcgaTGGCAGAACAACATCCTGGCGGTGTACCGGAG ATGTTAGCCACATTCGCAGGTTTTTTGAACAGAAAGACTGACTTCTTTGTCGGCGGAGAGGAATGCGACTGGGAAAAGCTggtgttgaaaatatttcgcCAAGAAGCAGCTAAATCACAGGAAGTGGCAAGAAAAAAGCGCGAGGAGCGTGAGGCAGCAGAACGACGGCGACAGGAAGTGCTGCGTAAGAAAAAGGAACAGGAAGAACAAAGCAATTCAGCTTCCATTACCGAGCTGACCGAAGAAGAAGCAGAACAATTGCAGAAGGAACTCGATTCGAAAAA ACAAACAGAAAGTGAACCACCTGTGACAACGGCAGCGACAGATGAGGAAAAGGAGAATAAAGCAGGAAGTGATACGGAGGACGTAGAGCCGGGTGATGAAGGTAAGCTGAAACCAAACCGAGGCAATGGGTGTGATCTGGAAAAATACAACTGGACCCAGACGCTGCAGGAAATTGAG TTGCGCGTTCCGTTCGATGTAAAGTTTACTTTAAAAGCGAAAGATGTCGTTGTGAACATGCAGCGAAAGTCACTCAAAGTAGGCTTGAAGGGGCATCCGGCTATTATTGATGGGGAGTTATATTCAGAGATCAAAATCGAAGATTCACTATGGCATCTGGAGAAAAACACGGTAGTAATAACGTTCGAAAAGATAAACCAATTGAATTGGTGGGATCGATTGGTGACAACAGATCCACAGATTAATACGCGCAAAATTAATCCGGAATCGTCGAAATTGTCCGATCTGGATCTTTCGACGCGCAGCATGGTCGAAAAGATGATGTACGaccagcagcagaaggagatgGGTTTACCGACGAGCGACGAGCAGAAGAAACAGGATATGTTAAAGAA GTTCATGGAACAGCATCCTGAGATGGATTTTTCGAAGTGTAAGTTTACCTAA
- the LOC125770670 gene encoding uncharacterized protein LOC125770670 yields MSFNTFMQMTNSWEAARASLGSLSGSSSSTQSNTLQQPQHSKQKQQKYLPATGPAVLSGVVPAVLPAATEPYDYFDTTVNANAIAERTNSLRRLRRAGYANRSFMYHGEYPLGTGDDGYGDDTGGGMGRLPYYVEPTYRSLEYDRRQRRRHSVHQLANFNPSSKLDDLRQRFDEYSSSAAVPRGAYYGYYTLDRHKKLPRQMVANPLPPIAYGKAFSFGQSARYSGSRSLDRVLVEEEREQRKGPKRGSRSSQGSTDSNNSTHSASSGSLLLTVANLENFAKIHRKSTTGGGGRGGGHHSKLDGAASSRTLERYLSSTLDLVPHHPGTLGRRSRYNSNILLPHESIDDDDENVHPADHAAIDYRKDAHLVGSSAIVPIDEISIDEGEGSGNGSERQLQLAGVGPAGGASLVSPFRSLKGKDPDSVSVASSTHFTMVNGIGGPQRVIKTGICSSGHQITILIVTMSIIFMIGICSAVFLLEMRAREMPK; encoded by the exons ATGACAAACAGTTGGGAGGCAGCTCGGGCTTCACTAGGCTCCCTCTCTGGTAGCAGTAGTTCAACACAATCCAACACGCTGCAACAGCCGCAGCattcgaaacaaaagcaacaaaagtaTCTTCCAGCTACCGGGCCTGCTGTACTGTCCGGTGTCGTACCAGCAGTACTGCCAGCCGCCACTGAACCCTATGATTATTTCGATACCACCGTCAATGCCAATGCCATCGCCGAACGGACCAACAGTTTGCGCCGATTGCGAAGGGCCGGCTATGCCAACCGTAGCTTTATGTATCACGGCGAATATCCGCTCGGGACCGGAGACGATGGTTACGGTGATGATACGGGTGGCGGCATGGGACGTTTGCCGTACTACGTCGAACCGACGTACCGTTCGCTCGAGTACGATCGAAGGCAACGACGCCGGCACAGTGTGCATCAGCTGGCCAACTTCAACCCCTCCTCGAAGTTGGACGATCTAAGGCAGCGGTTCGATGAGTACAGCTCTTCGGCAGCGGTGCCTAGGGGTGCGTACTACGGCTACTACACGCTCGACCGTCACAAGAAACTTCCAAGACAGATGGTGGCGAATCCATTGCCACCGATTGCGTACGGTAAGGCCTTTTCCTTCGGACAGAGCGCACGGTACAGTGGGAGCCGATCGTTGGATCGTGTACTGGTGGAGGAAGAGCGCGAACAGCGAAAGGGACCGAAAAGAGGTTCTCGCTCATCGCAGGGTTCGACCGATAGTAATAATAGTACACAT AGTGCATCATCCGGGTCGCTACTGCTGACGGTAGCAAACCTTGAGAACTTTGCCAAAATACATCGTAAATCGACAACTGGCGGTGGCGGCCGGGGTGGTGGTCATCACTCCAAGCTAGATGGAGCCGCCAGTAGCCGAACGCTTGAAAGATACCTCTCGTCGACGCTCGATCTGGTCCCTCACCATCCCGGTACACTTGGGCGACGTTCGCGCTACAACAGCAACATCCTACTGCCACATGAGTCCatcgacgacgatgatgagaACGTACATCCAGCCGATCATGCTGCGATCGATTACCGAAAGGATGCGCATCTCGTTGGTAGCAGTGCGATCGTACCGATCGATGAAATTTCCATCGACGAAGGCGAGGGCAGTGGCAATGGAAGCGAAAGGCAGCTACAACTTGCCGGCGTAGGACCGGCCGGTGGTGCCAGTCTCGTTTCACCATTCCGATCGCTGAAGGGCAAAGATCCGGATTCGGTTTCCGTGGCCAGCTCCACACATTTCACCATGGTAAACGGCATTGGTGGACCGCAGCGTGTCATCAAGACTGGCATCTGTTCCAGTGGCCACCAGATCACAATACTGATCGTCACGATGAGCATCATCTTCATGATCGGTATCTGTTCGGCTGTTTTCCTGCTCGAAA TGCGCGCAAGGGAAATGCCAAAGTAA